A genomic region of Fundulus heteroclitus isolate FHET01 chromosome 24, MU-UCD_Fhet_4.1, whole genome shotgun sequence contains the following coding sequences:
- the LOC118557844 gene encoding oocyte zinc finger protein XlCOF6-like: protein MKSEEDEEKPLCSYFPQQQNEVSVFPTSNSADYIQGKMKDDDSNVGSMKKLITKKITIHTREKSFGCDACGKSFSYKSHLKGHMRIHTGEKNFSCDDCGKRFSSKSYMRKHVRIHTGEKPFGCDDCGKRFSFKPDLTKHVRIHTGEKPFGCDDCGKRFSSKSYMRKHVRIHTGEKPFGCDDCGKRFSFKPDLTKHVRIHTGEKPFGCDDCGKRFSSNSDLTKHVRIHTGEKRFGCDDCGKRFSSNSHLTKHVRIHTGEKHFGCDDCGKRFSSNSHLTKHVRIHTGEKRFGCDDCGKRFFMKSHLNIHTRSHTGEKPFGCDVCRKRFFTKSDLNIHTRSHTGEKPFGCDACGKRCFSKSDLNKHLRIHTGEKPFGCDNCGKRFFIKSHLNAHEKIRTGDKPLSCDDCGKRFFIKSHLNAHKRIHTGDKPFSCDDCGKRFFMKSHLNIHKRSHTGEKPFGCDICCKRYFSKYELNRHMRSHTGEKPFDCDDCGKSFSFKSVLKRHRRSHTGEKPFGCDDCGKRFLSKTYLNSHMKTHTGDKPFGCDDCGKRFSRKAHLNKHIRSHTGEKPFSCDACGKRCFSKSDLNQHLRIHTGEKPFGCDDCGKRFFIKSHLNAHKRIHTGDKPFSCDDCGKRFFIKSHLNAHKRIHTGDKPFSCDDCGKRFFMKSHLNKHKRNHTGEKPFGCDICCKRYFSKYELNGHTRSHTGEKPFDCDDCGKSFSFKSALKRHRRNHTGEKPFGCDDCGKRFLNKTYLNSHMKTHNGDKPFGCDDCGKRFSRKGHLNKHMKSHTGEKAFSCDML, encoded by the coding sequence ATGAAgagtgaagaggatgaagagaaACCTCTATGTTCTTACTTTCCTCAACAGCAAAACGAAGTCAGTGTATTTCCAACCAGCAATTCAGCTGACTATATTCAAGGGAAAATGAAAGATGATGACTCAAATGTTGGTTCAATGAAAAAACTTATAACGAAAAAGATCACAATCCACACTAGGGAGAAATCCTTTGGGTGTGATGCATGTGGTAAAAGCTTTTCCTATAAGTCACATTTAAAAGGacatatgagaatccatacaggagaaaaAAATTTTAGTTGTGATgattgtggaaaaagattttcttcAAAGTCATATATGAGAAAACATGTTaggatccacacaggagagaaaccttttggttgtgatgattgtggaaaaagattttcttttaagcCAGATTTGACCAAACATGTTaggatccacacaggagagaaaccttttggcTGTGATgattgtggaaaaagattttcttcAAAGTCATATATGAGAAAACATGTTaggatccacacaggagagaaaccttttggttgtgatgaTTGTGggaaaagattttcttttaagcCAGATTTGACCAAACATGTTaggatccacacaggagagaaaccttttggttgtgatgattgtggaaaaagattttcttcAAACTCAGATCTGACCAAACATGTTAGGATCCACACGGGAGAGAAACGTTTTGGTTGTGATgattgtggaaaaagattttcttcAAACTCACATCTGACCAAACATGTTAGGATACATACGGGAGAGAAACATTTTGGTTGTGATgattgtggaaaaagattttcttcAAACTCACATCTGACCAAACATGTTAGGATCCACACGGGAGAGAAACGTTTTGGTTGTGATGATTGTGGGAAAAGATTTTTTATGAAGTCTCATTTAAATATACACACAAGGagccacacaggagagaaaccttttggttgtgatgtttgtagaaaaagatttttcacTAAGTCAGATTTAAATATACACACGAGGAGCCACACAGGCgagaaaccttttggttgtgatgcATGTGGGAAAAGATGTTTCTCAAAATCAGACTTAAATAAGCATCttagaatccacacaggagaaaaaccttttggttgtgatAATTGTGGAAAAAGGTTTTTTATAAAGTCACATTTAAATGCACACGAAAAGATCCGCACAGGAGATAAACCCCTTAGTTGTGATgattgtggaaaaagattttttataAAGTCACATTTAAATGCACACAAAAGGATTCACACAGGAGATAAACCTTTTAGTTGTGATgattgtggaaaaagattttttatgAAGTCTCATTTAAATATCCACAAAAGGagtcacacaggagagaagccttttggTTGTGACATATGTTGTAAAAGATATTTCTCTAAGTATGAACTTAATAGACACATGAGAAGCCACACGGGAGAGAAACCCTTTGACTGTGATGATTGTGGGAAAAGTTTTTCCTTCAAGTCAGTTTTAAAAAGACACAGGAGGagccacacaggagagaagccttttggttgtgatgattgtggaaaaagatttttaagcAAGACATATTTGAATAGTCACATGAAAACCCACACTGGAGATaaaccttttggttgtgatgactgtggaaaaagattttcaaGAAAGGctcatttaaataaacacattagaagccacacaggagagaaaccttttagTTGTGATGCATGTGGGAAAAGATGTTTCTCAAAATCAGACTTAAATCAGCATCttagaatccacacaggagaaaaaccttttggttgtgatgactgtggaaaaagattttttataAAGTCACATTTAAATGCACACAAAAGGATCCACACAGGAGATAAACCTTTTAGTTGTGATgattgtggaaaaagattttttataaagtcacatttaaatgcacacaaaagaatccacacaggagataAACCTTTTAGTTGTGATgattgtggaaaaagattttttatgaagtctcatttaaataaacacaaaaggaaccacacaggagagaagccttttggTTGTGACATATGTTGTAAAAGATATTTCTCTAAGTATGAACTTAATGGACACACAAGGAGCCACACGGGAGAGAAACCCTTTGACTGTGATGATTGTGGGAAAAGTTTTTCCTTCAAGTCAGCTTTAAAAAGACACAGGAGGAACCACACGGGAGAGAAGCCTTTTGGTTGTGATgattgtggaaaaagatttttaaacaaGACATATTTGAATAGTCACATGAAAACCCACAATGGAGATaaaccttttggttgtgatgactgtggaaaaagattttcaaGAAAGGgtcatttaaataaacacatgaaaagccacacaggagagaaagctTTTAGTTGTGACATGTTGTAA